A part of Camelus bactrianus isolate YW-2024 breed Bactrian camel chromosome 7, ASM4877302v1, whole genome shotgun sequence genomic DNA contains:
- the LOC105063044 gene encoding small ribosomal subunit protein eS4, X isoform-like, translating into MAHGPKKHLKHVAAPNHWMLDKLTGVFAPRPSTGPHKLRECLPLIIFLRNRLKYALTGDEVKKICMQHFIKIDGKVCTDITYPAGFMDVISIDKTGENFRLIYDTKGRFAVHRITPEEAKYKLCKVRKNFVGIKEIPHLVTHDACTIRYPDPLIKVNDTIQTDLETGKITDFIKFDTGNLRMVTRGANLGRIGVITNRERHPGSSDVVHMKDANGNSFATWLSNIFVIGKGNKPWISLPCGKGICLTIAEERDKRLAAKQSSG; encoded by the coding sequence ATGGCTCATGGTCCCAAGAAGCACCTGAAGCATGTAGCAGCTCCAAATCATTGGATGCTGGATAAACTAACTGGTGTGTTTGCTCCTCGTCCATCTACTGGTCCCCACAAGCTGAGGGAATGTCTCCCCCTCATCATTTTCCTAAGGAACAGACTTAAGTATGCCTTAACAGGTGATGAAGTAAAAAAGATTTGCATGCAGCATTTCATTAAGATTGATGGCAAGGTTTGCACTGATATAACTTACCCTGCTGGTTTTATGGATGTCATCAGCATTGACAAGACTGGAGAGAATTTCCGCCTGATCTATGACACCAAAGGTCGCTTTGCTGTCCATCGTATTACACCTGAGGAAGCCAAGTACAAGTTGTGCAAAGTGAGAAAGAACTTTGTGGGCATAAAAGAAATCCCTCATCTGGTGACCCATGATGCGTGCACCATCCGCTACCCTGATCCCCTCATCAAGGTGAATGACACCATTCAGACTGATTTGGAGACTGGCAAGATTACTGATTTCATCAAATTCGACACTGGTAACCTACGTATGGTGACTAGAGGTGCTAACCTGGGGAGAATTGGTGTAATCACCAACAGAGAGAGACATCCTGGTTCTTCTGATGTAGTTCACATGAAAGATGCCAATGGCAACAGCTTTGCCACCTGGCTCTCCAATATTTTCGTTATTGGCAAAGGCAACAAACCATGGATCTCTCTTCCCTGTGGAAAGGGTATCTGCCTTACCATTGCTGAGGAGAGAGACAAGAGACTGGCGGCCAAGCAGAGCAGTGGATAA